The nucleotide window ATAATTACGTTATTTAATAATTCAATGTATAGCAGTATACCTTCTTTAATTTCATGTAAATAAATATATTCATCTGCTGTATGCGATCGTGTACTATCGCCTGGGCCTAATTTTAAAGAAGGACAATTTAATACTGCTTGATCTGATAGTGTTGGAGAGCCATAAGTGTTTCTTCCCAATGAAATACCTGCTTTTACTAAGTCATGGTCAATCGGAATAGAAGAAGAATTCAGGTTTAGGCTTCTAGGCTTTATAAAGCAAGGCGCATTTTGCACTAAGTATTCGCTAATTTGTTTGTTCGTGTATTTATCATTAACTCTTACATCAATCACTAGTTTTACATTAGCAGGTACTGCATTATGTTGTTTACCAGCATTTATTTGAGTAACGGTTAGTTTGACTTCTCCTAATGTATCAGATTTCTTTTCAAAAGATAAATTTTTAAACCATTGTAAAACTTCTATGGTATTATAAATTGCATTACTGTTATTAGGATGTGCAGCATGACTAGGAGTTCCCTTAATTTCAGCATCAAAAACAACTAACCCTTTTTCGGCAATAGCTAATTGCATTAAAGTAGGCTCACCAACAATTGCTACATCAATTTTTGGTAAAATTGACAGTAAACTATTTAATCCGTTTGAACCACTACTTTCTTCTTCGGCAGTGCCAGCAAAAATGATATTATATTTTAAATTTTCTTTTAAATAAAAATAAGTAAAGGTTGCTAGTAAAGAAACTAAGCATCCACCAGCATCATTACTTCCTAAACCATATAGCTTCTCATTTTCAATGATGGCCTTAAAAGGATTTTTTGTGTATCCGTTGTTGGGTTTTACAGTATCATGATGTGAGTTTAATAATAAGGTAGGTTTTGATTCATCAAAATGTTTGTTTAATGACCAAATATTGTTAACAGTTTTGGTATATGGAATATTAAACTCTTTGAACCATTTTTCTATTAACAAAGCTGTTTGGTCTTCTTCGGAAGAAAAAGAAGGTGTTTCTATTAAATTTTTAAGCAATTCAATTGCTTTTTTTATGAGTTCTAGTTTCATTATATCTTTATAGATGTATGTGATGTGTTTTTTTTGAATAGCATATCAGTATTACCTACACAAACTTTATTAACCTTGTTATTAATGGCATGAAAGCAATTATTTAACTTAGGAAGCATGCCTTTAAATATTAATCCTTGTTCTTTAAGTTTTGTGTATTTAATAGAATCAATGTTTTCTATAATTGAATTCTTGTTATTAATATCTGTTAAAACACCAGGTTCTTCAAAACAATAGTAAAGTTCTGTGGTGTAGTTGGTTGATAGAGCAATTGCTATTTCAGCAGCAATGGTATCGGCATTTGTATTTAATAGTTGTCCGTTTTTATCGTGAGTAATTGCACAGAAAACAGGAGTTACCTGATTATTAATTAATAAAATTGGAATTTGCGTATTTACTTTAATGATATCGCCAGCAAAACCATAATCTATAGGTGAAGAAGAGCGTTTTGTAGCTTTAATTGTATTTCCATCAGCACCAGTAAAACCTATACTATTTGTATTGTTAGCCTGTAGTTTTGCAATAATTTTCTTATTGATTTTACCAGCATAAACCATTGTAATAATATCTAATGTTTGAGCATCAGTAATTCGTCTTCCGTCAATGATGTTAACAGGAGTGTTCATTTTTTTAGCTAAATCTGAAGCAGATTTACCACCACCATGAATTAAAACTTTAGGACCTTCTAGTTGTGAGAAATTATAAAGAAAGCTATGCAAAACCTTTTCATTATTGATGATATTTCCTCCAATTTTAATAATTTTTACAGTTTTCATAAGTTCTCTAAAATTTGTTTTAAAACTATTTGAGTAGCATAGGTTCTATTATTAGCTTGTTTAATTACGAGTGAATTGTCACTGTCTAAAACTTCATCTTCAGCAACTACATTTCTTCTAATTGGTAAGCAATGCATAAATTTTGCATTTCCTAAGTTCTTCTTAGTAATCATCCAATTAGAAAACTTATTGGTTGTTTTCCCATAATCTAAATAAGAACTCCAATTTTTAGTGTAAATAAAATCTGCGTTTTCAAAAGCTTTATGTTGATCATGTTCAATTAAAGTATCCTTTGTAATTGAAGTGTCTAATTCGTACCCTTTTGGATGGGTAATTGTAAAGTCTACTTCCATTTTATGCATTAAATGCACAAAAGCATTAGCCACTGAATGTGGTAAGGCTTTAGGATGTGGTGCCCATGATAGTACTACTTTAGGTTTTTTAACAGTTTTGAATTCTGTAATTGTTATAGCGTCAGCCAATGCCTGAAGAGGATGGTCTGTAGCACTTTCCATATTAACAATTGGTACTTCAGCGTATTTTATAAAATTATTAATTACAAACTCAGAAGCGTCTTTTTCTTTGTTTTTTAAAGAAGGAAAAGCTCTAATAGCGATTATTTCGGCGTATTGAGAAATAACTTTAGCAGCTTCTTTTATATGCTCAGATGAAGTTAAATTCATTACTGTACCATCTTCAAATTCTAAATTCCATGCATTTGAAATATTTAAAACACTAACATGCATCCCCAGGTTTTTTGCAGCTTTTTCCGTACTCAGTCTTGTTCGAAGGCTAGCATTAAAAAATAACATTACCAATGTTTTATTTTTACCAATAGAAGAAAATTTAAAAGGATCTTTTTTTAATAGAATAGCCTTGTTAATTGTTTCTTGTAAGTTGTTTATGTCATTTAAACTTGTATATTTTTTCATGATGAAAAAGTTTTAAGTTCTTCTTTTAACGTTTTTATAAAAACATCTATGTGCTTTTTTTGTATTGTTAAAGGAGGTAGTATTCTTAATAAATTTGGATTTTTAGAACTTCCTGTAAATATGAAATGTTTATAAATAAGTGTTTTTCTCATTTCTGAGACAGGAAAATTAAACTCTAAACCTAACATTAAGCCTCTCCCTTTAATTGAAGTTAAGTGTGGTAATGATTTTGCTTCTTTAATAAAATAATTAGATACTTCTTTAACATTTGATAATAGATTTTCATTTTCTATTACTGATAAAACAGCTAAAGAAGCACTACAAGCTAAATGATTACCGCCAAAAGTTGTTCCTAGCATTCCATATTTTGGTTGTATGCTGGGGTGTATTAAAATTCCACCAATGGGAAAACCATTTCCCATGCCTTTAGCCATAGAGATAATATCAGGAGTAACGTTGTGTTTTTGAAAAGCAAAGAAATCACCAGTTCTACAAAATCCTGATTGAATTTCATCAGCAATAAGAAGTGTATCATATTGATTACACAGTTTTTGTAAGCCTTTGTAAAATTTAGTAGTAACTTCATTTAAGCCTCCAATCCCTTGGATAGTTTCAATGATAACTGCACACACGTCATTATTTTTGAGTGTTTTTTCAACACCTTTTAAATCTTCAAAATCATGGAAAATAACTTCTTGTTGAGAATTAATTGGGGCAACTATTTTAGTGTTATCTGTGGTGGCAACTGCAGCAGAAGTTCTACCATGAAAAGAGTTTTTAAAAGAAATTACCTTTTTCTTATTGGTATGGAAAGAAGCTAGTTTTAAAGCATTTTCATTTGCTTCAGCACCTGAATTACATAAGAATAACTGATAGTTTTTACAATTAGATTTGTTTCCTAATTGTTTTGCTAATTCAACCTGTAAAGGGTTTTTTATAGCATTGCTATAAAAACCTAGCTTAGAAACTTGTTGATTTATATTTTTAATATAAGTAGGATGTGAGTGTCCAATTGATATTACAGCATGTCCGCCATATAAATCTAAATATTTGTTGTCATTATTATCATAAACGTAAACGCCTTCTGCTTTTACAGGAGTGACATTAAACAATGGGTATACATCAAATAAACTCATATTTGTTCTTGTTTAATAGTGTTAATTTTATTGTAAGAGGCTACCATGCCTTGTATTAAAGCAGCACTTAGCCCTTTGTGTTCCATTTCGTTTAAACCTTCAATAGTACATCCTTTTGGAGTGGTAACTTTATCTATTTCTTCTTCTGGGTGATTTCCAGTGGTTATTAATAAATTAGCGGCTCCTTCGCTAGTAAACATGGCTAATTTTTGAGCATCTTTTGCATCAAATCCTAATTGAATAGCTGCTTGAGTTGATGCACGTATTAAGCGCATCCAAAATGCAATTCCACTAGCACAAATTACTGTTGCAGCCTGCATTTGATTTTCAGGGATAACAATAGAGCTTCCTAATTGATTAAAAATGGTTTCAGCTAATTCTATTTTATTTTTTCCGTTTGAGTTAGAACTGATGCAAGTCATTGATTTTCCAACTGCAATAGCTGTATTTGGCATTGCTCTTATAATAGGCTTATTATTGCCTATTATAGATGCTATTTTATGAATGCTAAAACCAGTTATGGTTGATAACAGTGTATGTTTATCGGTTAAAAGTGGTGTGATGTTTTTTAAAATATTTTCAAAGTGTCTTGGCTGAACAGCAAAAATTAAAATATCAGAATTTGTTACAGCTTCTTTATTATCAGAAGTTATATTAATATTGGTGTTTTTTTCAAACTCCTTTAATTCTTTGATGTTTCTTTTGGTAATATATAAGCTCGTAGTAAGATTATTACTAATTAATCCTTTAGCAATAGATTTTCCAAGATTTCCTGTTCCTATGATTGCGATTTTCATGATTCTTAGATTTAAAAATAGTTAGCTTTTAATTGAAGACCTTCATTTTCTTGAAGCCCAAGCATTAAATTCATGTTTTGAATAGCCTGTCCTGAAGCTCCTTTTAGTAAATTGTCTATTGTGCTTGTTATTAGTAGTTTATTTTGATGCTTATGTAAGTGAATTAAGCATTTGTTAGTGTTTACAACCTGTTTTAAGTGTATGTTTTCTTCTGAAATAAAAGTAAAAGCAGCCTTTTTATAAAATGTTGTAAAAAGGGCATTGGCTTCTTCTATTGTTCCTTCAAACTTGGTATAGGCAGTAGCAAAAATTCCTCTTGAAAAGTCACCTCTATTTGGCATAAAAATCACTTCAGAATTAAATTGTTCTTGGCAAGAGTTTAATGTTTGATTTATTTCCCCTAAATGCTGATGAGTAAAAGGTTTGTAGTAAGAAAAATTATTGTCTCTCCATGTAAAATGAGTTGTTTTTGACAAAGAAGTTCCGGCACCAGTAGCTCCAGTTACAGCGTTAACGTGTATATCTTCTTTAAGTAAATTAGATTTAGCTAAAGGTAATATTGCTAGTTGAATAGCTGTAGCAAAACATCCTGGATTAGCAATGTGTGTTGCTTTTTGAATAGCTTCTTTATGTAGTTCTGGTAACCCATAGATAAATTGTTTTTTATGAAAATGATTATCTTTTGTTAACCTAAAATCATTTCCCAAATCAATTATTTTTGTGTCTTCAGAAAAAATATAAGTTTTTAAAAATTTTCTAGAATTTCCATGCCCTAAACATAAAAAAAGGACATCTACGTTTGGGTTAATAGTGTTGATGAATTTTAAGTTGGTACTACCTATTAAATCTTGGTGAATGTGTGATATCTTATTGCCTGCGTTTGACGTACTATATACAAAGTTAATAGACGCTTTAGAGTGTTGTAGTAATAGCCTAATTAACTCACCTGCGGTATATCCAGCTCCACCAATTATTCCTATTTGTATCATGATTTATTGATTAACTTGTTGGTATATTTTATTTTGATTACCAAATATTTTTATAAAACCTTTAGCTTCTTCTGCTGTCCAACCATTATTTATTTCTCCATAACTACCAAATTTAGCATTCATTAAATCATGAGGGGAAGAGATTCCGTCAAGAGTAAAGTGGTAAGGTTTCAGTGTAATATGAACAACACCCGATACTTTGTCTTGACTACTCTGTAAAAAAGCTTCCATATTTCTCATCACAGGGTCTAAATATTGTCCTTCGTGTAAGTGCATTCCATAAAAATTGGCTAAATATTCTTTATGTTGCAATTGCCATTTTGTTAGCGTATGTTTTTCAAGTAAATGATGAGCCTTGATAATTAATAAAGCTGCAGCAGCTTCAAAACCAACTCTTCCTTTAATTCCAACAATTGTATCACCAACATGTACGTCTCTACCAATTCCAAATTTTGATGCAATGGTATTTAAATATTCTATGTTCTTTACAGAGTTATTTTCAATGTTATTAACAGCAATAAGTTCACCTTTTTCAAAAGAGAGGGTTACTTTTTCAGAACTAGTGTTTTTTAATTGTGAAGGATAGGCGGTTTCAGGTAATGGGTTAATTGAAGTTAGTGTTTCTTCTCCTCCAACACTAGTTCCCCATAATCCTTTATTTATAGAATATTTTGCTTTTTCCCAAGAAGTATTAATTCCATTATCTTTTAAGTATTTAATTTCTTCTTGTCTAGATAAATTTTGATCTCTAATGGGAGTTATAATTTTAATTTCGGGTGCTATAATTTGAAAAATCATATCAAATCTTACCTGATCATTTCCTGCACCAGTACTACCATGCGCAATAAATTTAGCATCAATGCTTTTAGCATAGTTCACAATTTCTATGGCTTGTATAATTCTTTCAGCACTAACAGAAAGAGGGTAGGTGTTGTTTTTTAGTACATTACCAAAAATTAAATATTTAATTACTTTATTATAAAAAGTATCAATAGCATTAATGTTTAGATAAGTACTTACCCCCATCTTATAAGCATTTTCTTCAATTTTTTTTATTTCCTCCGAAGAAAAACCACCTGTGTTTACACTAACAGCATGTACATCGTACCCTTGTTTAGATAAGCTAACTGCGCAATACGAAGTGTCTAATCCACCGCTATAAGCGATTACTAATTTTTTCATTTGTTGTTCTTTTTTAAATAAATATTTTCCTTGATTTTTTTTAACCTTTGAAATACTTTCTTCTTTACTTTATTTTTTGAAGTTTTAGTACTAGGATCGTATAGCATTCCAGTGCATAAACACATTTTTTGCTGTGTTCTTTGAAGAATGTCGTAGTTTATACAAGTTTTACAGCCTTTCCAAAAAGATTGATCATCAGTTAATTCAGAAAAGGTAACAGGCTTATATCCTAAATTACTGTTCATGTTTATAACTGCTAAACCTGTGGTTATACTGAAAACTTTAGCATTAGGGAATTTGGATCTAGATAAATTAAAAATGGTTTCTTTAATTTTTTTTGCAAGCCCAATCCCCCTGTAGTTTGGATGAACAATTAAACCAGAATTAGCAACAAATTCGCCATGTTCCCAAAGCTCTATGTAGCAAAAACCAGCAAATTTATGCCCATCTAAAGCTATAACTGCATTTCCGTTTTCTAGTTTTGTAACTATGTATTCAGGTTTACGTTTAGCGATACCTGTACCTCTTATTTTTGCTGCATTATCAATTGTTTCACAAATGATTTCAGCGTATTTACTATGAGTTTGATCAGCAATAACAACTTTCATTGAAATTGATTTTTAATGAATACTTTTATTGAATAACGTTTTTAGAATAGAACCGGACTCACCTAAGTTCTGTAAATAAGTAATCACCCTTACGGGCGAGGTCGAGTATAAAAAAAGCGCACTGAAAAATTACTGTTATATACAGTAATAATGCTTAGTAATAAGATGTAAGTGTAGATTATGGAAATCAAAATATAAAAATAAAATTATACAATACTCAGTTTTAAAAATGAAGATTTAGTGCTGGTAAGAATTACCGCACTAATAAACTGGGTGTATTATTGTATGTTTTATTTATTTGCATAACGTTGCAAATCTATCAAAATTTAATTTTAATATCCTAATAAAAAGAGAAAAAATAATAAAAATGTTTAAATATCAATCATTTAAACAAATGGTTGATATTTGTTTAAAAATAATATTTTTAAAAATAAATTTGGAAAAGCAATAAATAATTTACAATATTTGTAACCAATATGAGTAAACAAGTATTAAATATTATTTCTATTATTATTGTCGTTGTGATTATTTCACAAGGATAGGGGAAGAATATTTAAAAAAATAAATAAAATTTTAAAAGGCTTCCTAAATATTTAGGAAGCCTTTTTTGTTAGAATAAAATGAATCAATTTTTAAACATAGTAGTAATTATCATTATTGTCATTATTAGCTCACCACCGAGTTGATGCAGATAGCTATTGTGTAAAAAGAAGCCTGTATCAATTTAATTGATGCAGGCTTTTTTTTGTTTAATGACTGTCATTTGAATATTTAGTTAATTTATTAGTTATTAAGCACTTGTGTTAATTTTGTAAGAAATGAGAATCATTATGTTATTAAAAATAGAGGAAAAACAATAAACCGATAAAATAATTTTGAAAAACAAAACAACTAGAAGATGTATTACAATGATGAAACTGTAATTTTTTACAACGGAAAATTTGTTAAAGCTAAAGAGGCTTCAGGTAATTTGTATGGGCAAACTTTACATTATGGAAATGGAGTTTTTGAAGGGATAAGAGCCTATGAAACTTCTGAAGGAACTAAGATATTTAAAGCTTTAGAGCATTATAAGCGTTTGCTATATGGTGTAGAAGTTATGGATATAGATTTTAATTATACTGAAGAAGAATTAACAAAAATAACGTATGAGTTGTTAGAAAGGAATAATTTAAAAGATGCTTACATCCGTCCACTTGTTGTGACTGGAGAGAATATGGGTGTCTTTTCAGCTAAAGGTTCTGATTTAATAATACAGTGTTGGAAATGGGATAAGTTAATGGGAGATGAATTATTGCGTGTGAAAACTTCTAGATTTCAGAGACCTAATCCTAAATCATGTTTTGTTGAAGCCAAAATAACGGGGCACTATATTAATTCAATATTAGCAAGTAATGAGGTTAAAAAGGAAGGGTATGATGAATCATTATTATTAGATATGAATAATAATGTGGCAGAATGTTCAGGGGCTAATATTTTTATGGAA belongs to Tenacibaculum sp. MAR_2010_89 and includes:
- a CDS encoding M20 family metallo-hydrolase is translated as MKLELIKKAIELLKNLIETPSFSSEEDQTALLIEKWFKEFNIPYTKTVNNIWSLNKHFDESKPTLLLNSHHDTVKPNNGYTKNPFKAIIENEKLYGLGSNDAGGCLVSLLATFTYFYLKENLKYNIIFAGTAEEESSGSNGLNSLLSILPKIDVAIVGEPTLMQLAIAEKGLVVFDAEIKGTPSHAAHPNNSNAIYNTIEVLQWFKNLSFEKKSDTLGEVKLTVTQINAGKQHNAVPANVKLVIDVRVNDKYTNKQISEYLVQNAPCFIKPRSLNLNSSSIPIDHDLVKAGISLGRNTYGSPTLSDQAVLNCPSLKLGPGDSTRSHTADEYIYLHEIKEGILLYIELLNNVII
- the proC gene encoding pyrroline-5-carboxylate reductase — translated: MKIAIIGTGNLGKSIAKGLISNNLTTSLYITKRNIKELKEFEKNTNINITSDNKEAVTNSDILIFAVQPRHFENILKNITPLLTDKHTLLSTITGFSIHKIASIIGNNKPIIRAMPNTAIAVGKSMTCISSNSNGKNKIELAETIFNQLGSSIVIPENQMQAATVICASGIAFWMRLIRASTQAAIQLGFDAKDAQKLAMFTSEGAANLLITTGNHPEEEIDKVTTPKGCTIEGLNEMEHKGLSAALIQGMVASYNKINTIKQEQI
- a CDS encoding aspartate aminotransferase family protein, producing MSLFDVYPLFNVTPVKAEGVYVYDNNDNKYLDLYGGHAVISIGHSHPTYIKNINQQVSKLGFYSNAIKNPLQVELAKQLGNKSNCKNYQLFLCNSGAEANENALKLASFHTNKKKVISFKNSFHGRTSAAVATTDNTKIVAPINSQQEVIFHDFEDLKGVEKTLKNNDVCAVIIETIQGIGGLNEVTTKFYKGLQKLCNQYDTLLIADEIQSGFCRTGDFFAFQKHNVTPDIISMAKGMGNGFPIGGILIHPSIQPKYGMLGTTFGGNHLACSASLAVLSVIENENLLSNVKEVSNYFIKEAKSLPHLTSIKGRGLMLGLEFNFPVSEMRKTLIYKHFIFTGSSKNPNLLRILPPLTIQKKHIDVFIKTLKEELKTFSS
- a CDS encoding GNAT family N-acetyltransferase, whose product is MKVVIADQTHSKYAEIICETIDNAAKIRGTGIAKRKPEYIVTKLENGNAVIALDGHKFAGFCYIELWEHGEFVANSGLIVHPNYRGIGLAKKIKETIFNLSRSKFPNAKVFSITTGLAVINMNSNLGYKPVTFSELTDDQSFWKGCKTCINYDILQRTQQKMCLCTGMLYDPSTKTSKNKVKKKVFQRLKKIKENIYLKKNNK
- the argC gene encoding N-acetyl-gamma-glutamyl-phosphate reductase — its product is MIQIGIIGGAGYTAGELIRLLLQHSKASINFVYSTSNAGNKISHIHQDLIGSTNLKFINTINPNVDVLFLCLGHGNSRKFLKTYIFSEDTKIIDLGNDFRLTKDNHFHKKQFIYGLPELHKEAIQKATHIANPGCFATAIQLAILPLAKSNLLKEDIHVNAVTGATGAGTSLSKTTHFTWRDNNFSYYKPFTHQHLGEINQTLNSCQEQFNSEVIFMPNRGDFSRGIFATAYTKFEGTIEEANALFTTFYKKAAFTFISEENIHLKQVVNTNKCLIHLHKHQNKLLITSTIDNLLKGASGQAIQNMNLMLGLQENEGLQLKANYF
- a CDS encoding acetylornithine carbamoyltransferase produces the protein MKKYTSLNDINNLQETINKAILLKKDPFKFSSIGKNKTLVMLFFNASLRTRLSTEKAAKNLGMHVSVLNISNAWNLEFEDGTVMNLTSSEHIKEAAKVISQYAEIIAIRAFPSLKNKEKDASEFVINNFIKYAEVPIVNMESATDHPLQALADAITITEFKTVKKPKVVLSWAPHPKALPHSVANAFVHLMHKMEVDFTITHPKGYELDTSITKDTLIEHDQHKAFENADFIYTKNWSSYLDYGKTTNKFSNWMITKKNLGNAKFMHCLPIRRNVVAEDEVLDSDNSLVIKQANNRTYATQIVLKQILENL
- the argB gene encoding acetylglutamate kinase; this encodes MKTVKIIKIGGNIINNEKVLHSFLYNFSQLEGPKVLIHGGGKSASDLAKKMNTPVNIIDGRRITDAQTLDIITMVYAGKINKKIIAKLQANNTNSIGFTGADGNTIKATKRSSSPIDYGFAGDIIKVNTQIPILLINNQVTPVFCAITHDKNGQLLNTNADTIAAEIAIALSTNYTTELYYCFEEPGVLTDINNKNSIIENIDSIKYTKLKEQGLIFKGMLPKLNNCFHAINNKVNKVCVGNTDMLFKKNTSHTSIKI
- a CDS encoding branched-chain amino acid transaminase, yielding MYYNDETVIFYNGKFVKAKEASGNLYGQTLHYGNGVFEGIRAYETSEGTKIFKALEHYKRLLYGVEVMDIDFNYTEEELTKITYELLERNNLKDAYIRPLVVTGENMGVFSAKGSDLIIQCWKWDKLMGDELLRVKTSRFQRPNPKSCFVEAKITGHYINSILASNEVKKEGYDESLLLDMNNNVAECSGANIFMEKEGVLYTPPRGHIMAGITRSTVIDLCKEVGISVVEKHFTLKELKESDSAFFTGTAAEVVGLKSLDEYQFPLEWKNSQGNKLMKLYKNEVLGLRKKCLTN
- a CDS encoding argininosuccinate synthase, which encodes MKKLVIAYSGGLDTSYCAVSLSKQGYDVHAVSVNTGGFSSEEIKKIEENAYKMGVSTYLNINAIDTFYNKVIKYLIFGNVLKNNTYPLSVSAERIIQAIEIVNYAKSIDAKFIAHGSTGAGNDQVRFDMIFQIIAPEIKIITPIRDQNLSRQEEIKYLKDNGINTSWEKAKYSINKGLWGTSVGGEETLTSINPLPETAYPSQLKNTSSEKVTLSFEKGELIAVNNIENNSVKNIEYLNTIASKFGIGRDVHVGDTIVGIKGRVGFEAAAALLIIKAHHLLEKHTLTKWQLQHKEYLANFYGMHLHEGQYLDPVMRNMEAFLQSSQDKVSGVVHITLKPYHFTLDGISSPHDLMNAKFGSYGEINNGWTAEEAKGFIKIFGNQNKIYQQVNQ